One Microbacterium sp. No. 7 genomic window carries:
- a CDS encoding RNA polymerase sigma factor translates to MSEDRELWARVRGGDEAALAEVFDLHAPRVFRHACRLLTSREDAKDAVAIAFFELWRKRATVRLVDGSPLPWLLNTVANAARNLERSARRYRALLARVPATEHHDAPAAPDESGALAALRRLPEREQNVLVLSVLEGYPERAVATTLGIPVGTVKSRLARAKKRLRDDLGDGGNAVEGA, encoded by the coding sequence GTGAGCGAAGACCGGGAGCTGTGGGCGCGCGTGCGCGGGGGAGACGAGGCGGCGCTCGCCGAGGTGTTCGACCTGCACGCGCCGCGCGTCTTCCGGCACGCGTGCCGGCTGCTCACGTCGCGCGAGGATGCGAAGGACGCCGTCGCCATCGCCTTCTTCGAGCTGTGGCGCAAGCGAGCGACGGTGCGGCTCGTCGACGGATCGCCGCTGCCCTGGCTGCTCAACACGGTCGCGAACGCGGCCCGCAACCTGGAGCGCTCGGCGCGCCGCTACCGCGCCCTGCTCGCGCGCGTGCCCGCGACGGAGCACCACGACGCCCCGGCCGCCCCCGACGAGAGCGGCGCGCTCGCCGCCCTGCGCCGCCTGCCGGAGCGCGAGCAGAACGTGCTCGTGCTCTCGGTGCTCGAGGGCTACCCGGAGCGGGCGGTGGCGACGACGCTCGGCATCCCGGTCGGCACGGTGAAGTCGCGGCTCGCGCGGGCGAAGAAGAGGCTGCGCGACGATCTGGGCGATGGAGGGAACGCGGTGGAGGGGGCATGA
- a CDS encoding globin domain-containing protein: MELTPESKAIVAATAGVVAAHAEQITRVFYPDMFAAHPELLNVFNAANQAIGEQPKALAASVVAFAVSLIDPDAPDFGPVMRRIAHKHVSLGIRAREYTIVGRHLMKAVGTVLGDAVTPEVAAAWDEVYWLFGTTLIAEEARLYALGGTDPEAPWRPYRVVERFEESDEVFSLLLAPVSGEVPAHRTGQYVAIAVDLPDGRRQPRQYTISSGPRGDSLRVTIKRVRGVDGAPDGQVSGWLHENATPGTILDLSQPAGDVVLDDSDAPLVLVSAGIGITPVAAIMEDLSRRQPDRTVRLFHADKSHGHHALYAGLRRQVLAMGDARAQNWYEEAAETAPTLHPARSGFMDLSDVEVPSEATVFMCGPLPFMQIARRTLIDRGIPGDSIHYEVFGPDLWAQNPV; encoded by the coding sequence ATGGAGCTGACCCCCGAGTCGAAGGCCATCGTCGCCGCCACCGCCGGCGTCGTCGCCGCGCACGCCGAGCAGATCACGCGCGTGTTCTACCCCGACATGTTCGCCGCGCACCCCGAGCTGCTGAACGTGTTCAACGCCGCCAACCAGGCGATCGGCGAGCAGCCCAAGGCGCTCGCCGCGTCGGTCGTCGCCTTCGCGGTGTCGCTCATCGATCCCGACGCCCCCGACTTCGGGCCCGTCATGCGGCGCATCGCGCACAAGCACGTGTCGCTCGGCATCCGGGCGCGCGAGTACACGATCGTCGGCCGTCACCTCATGAAGGCCGTCGGCACGGTGCTCGGCGACGCGGTCACCCCCGAGGTCGCGGCCGCGTGGGACGAGGTGTACTGGCTGTTCGGCACGACGCTCATCGCCGAGGAGGCGCGGCTCTACGCGCTGGGCGGCACCGACCCCGAGGCGCCGTGGCGTCCCTACCGCGTCGTCGAGCGCTTCGAGGAGTCGGACGAGGTGTTCTCGCTGCTGCTCGCCCCCGTCTCGGGGGAGGTGCCCGCGCACCGCACGGGGCAGTACGTCGCGATCGCCGTCGACCTGCCGGACGGACGCCGGCAGCCGCGGCAGTACACGATCTCGTCGGGCCCGCGCGGCGACTCGCTGCGGGTGACGATCAAGCGCGTGCGCGGCGTCGACGGCGCCCCCGACGGCCAGGTGTCGGGCTGGCTGCACGAGAACGCGACGCCCGGCACGATCCTCGACCTGTCGCAGCCGGCCGGCGACGTCGTGCTCGACGACTCCGACGCGCCGCTCGTGCTCGTCTCGGCGGGCATCGGCATCACGCCGGTCGCCGCGATCATGGAGGACCTGTCGCGCCGCCAGCCCGACCGCACGGTGCGGCTCTTCCACGCCGACAAGTCGCACGGTCACCACGCGCTGTACGCGGGCCTGCGCCGCCAGGTGCTCGCGATGGGCGACGCCCGCGCGCAGAACTGGTACGAGGAGGCCGCCGAGACGGCGCCGACGCTGCATCCCGCCCGGAGCGGCTTCATGGACCTGTCCGACGTAGAGGTGCCGTCGGAGGCGACGGTGTTCATGTGCGGCCCGCTGCCGTTCATGCAGATCGCCCGCCGCACGCTCATCGACCGCGGCATCCCCGGCGACAGCATCCACTACGAGGTCTTCGGCCCCGACCTCTGGGCCCAGAACCCCGTCTGA
- a CDS encoding 1-aminocyclopropane-1-carboxylate deaminase, which yields MKLQDFPRHPLTFGPSPLQHLARLTQHLGGAQVWAKREDVSSGLAFGGNKVRKLEYIVPDILASGADTLVSIGGYQSNHTRQVAAVAAHLGLKARLVQEKWVPWDDPTNDRVGNILLSRMMGADSRLDDAGFDIGIRDSWKQALQEVEDAGGTPYPIPAGASEHRLGGLGFANWAFEVAEQERQLGVFFDTIVVCTVTGSTHAGMIAGFAALEELTGVRRRVLGIDASATLDKTRDQVARIARSTAALIELGRDVRDDEIQVLEGWAGDLYGIPVASTMEAMALGAQLEAMITDPVYEGKSLAGLIDLVRSGDIPRDATVLYAHLGGQPAINAYHRLWE from the coding sequence ATGAAGCTCCAGGACTTTCCCCGCCACCCGCTCACGTTCGGGCCGAGCCCGCTGCAGCACCTCGCGCGGCTCACCCAGCACCTGGGCGGCGCGCAGGTCTGGGCCAAGCGCGAGGACGTGTCGAGCGGCCTCGCCTTCGGCGGCAACAAGGTGCGCAAGCTGGAGTACATCGTTCCCGACATCCTCGCCTCGGGCGCCGACACGCTCGTCTCGATCGGCGGATACCAGTCGAACCACACCCGGCAGGTGGCCGCCGTCGCCGCGCACCTCGGGCTCAAGGCGCGTCTCGTGCAGGAGAAGTGGGTGCCCTGGGACGACCCGACGAACGACCGCGTCGGCAACATCCTGCTCTCGCGCATGATGGGCGCCGACTCGCGGCTCGACGACGCGGGCTTCGACATCGGCATCCGCGACTCGTGGAAGCAGGCCCTGCAGGAGGTCGAGGATGCCGGTGGCACGCCGTACCCCATCCCGGCGGGCGCCTCGGAGCACCGCCTGGGCGGCCTCGGCTTCGCGAACTGGGCGTTCGAGGTCGCCGAGCAGGAGCGGCAGCTGGGCGTCTTCTTCGACACGATCGTCGTGTGCACCGTGACCGGCTCGACGCACGCGGGGATGATCGCCGGGTTCGCCGCGCTGGAGGAGCTGACCGGGGTCCGGCGCCGCGTGCTCGGCATCGACGCATCGGCGACGCTCGACAAGACCCGCGACCAGGTCGCGCGCATCGCGCGGAGCACGGCCGCGCTGATCGAGCTCGGCCGCGACGTGCGCGACGACGAGATCCAGGTGCTGGAGGGGTGGGCGGGCGACCTCTACGGCATCCCCGTGGCGTCGACGATGGAGGCCATGGCGCTCGGCGCGCAGCTGGAGGCGATGATCACCGACCCCGTCTACGAGGGCAAGTCGCTCGCGGGCCTCATCGACCTCGTGCGGTCGGGCGACATCCCCCGCGACGCGACCGTGCTGTACGCGCACCTCGGCGGCCAGCCCGCGATCAACGCGTACCACCGCCTCTGGGAGTAG
- a CDS encoding RNB domain-containing ribonuclease, which yields MPQRRTHLAATAAQNALTASLAALRDSLDAPVAFPAEALAEAEDATRPPADADLRDVAFVTLDPAGSRDLDQAFHLARHARGYTVHYAIADVPGFVRPGGAVDRAARERGQTLYAADGRVPLHPPVLSEDRASLLPGDDRSALVWTFALDRDGAVADVRLRRALIRSRAQLDYVSTQHALDAGAVGDDDPVALLPEIGLLRLQREAARGGASLNLPDEEVVRDENGHYRIERRHPLAVEEWNAQLSLMTGMAAAGLMLDARVGVLRTMPQPSDDAFQTFRHQTRALGRPWTTGRYGDYLRTLPRDDPGSLPVLQAAASLFRGAGYVTFDGETPEQTVQAAIGAPYAHATAPLRRLVDRWALAICLELSAGREAPAWARESLAELPDLMRASEQRAARLSAGTIDRVEAALLAPLVGTRIAATVIERRGAERGRIQIAEPAVTASAPLPPGAEPGDEVELTLTSAGIDRGELAFAV from the coding sequence ATGCCCCAGCGCCGCACACACCTGGCCGCGACGGCGGCGCAGAACGCCCTCACGGCGTCGCTCGCCGCGTTGCGCGACAGCCTCGACGCACCCGTCGCGTTCCCGGCCGAGGCGCTCGCCGAGGCCGAGGACGCGACCCGGCCGCCCGCCGACGCCGACCTGCGCGACGTCGCGTTCGTCACGCTCGACCCCGCGGGCTCGCGCGACCTCGACCAGGCGTTCCACCTCGCGCGGCACGCCCGCGGCTACACGGTGCACTACGCGATCGCCGACGTGCCCGGGTTCGTGCGCCCGGGCGGCGCCGTCGACCGGGCGGCGCGGGAGCGCGGGCAGACGCTCTACGCGGCCGACGGCCGGGTGCCCCTGCATCCGCCGGTGCTGAGCGAGGACCGCGCGTCGCTGCTGCCGGGCGACGACCGCAGCGCCCTCGTGTGGACGTTCGCGCTCGACCGCGACGGCGCGGTCGCCGACGTGCGCCTGCGCCGCGCGCTCATCCGCTCCCGCGCGCAGCTCGACTACGTCTCGACGCAGCACGCACTCGACGCCGGTGCCGTGGGCGACGACGACCCCGTCGCCCTGCTGCCCGAGATCGGCCTCCTGCGGCTGCAGCGCGAGGCCGCGCGCGGCGGCGCGAGCCTCAACCTGCCCGACGAGGAGGTCGTGCGCGACGAGAACGGCCACTACCGCATCGAACGCCGGCATCCGCTCGCGGTCGAGGAGTGGAACGCGCAGCTGTCGCTCATGACGGGCATGGCCGCGGCCGGGCTGATGCTCGACGCGCGCGTGGGCGTGCTGCGCACGATGCCGCAGCCGAGCGACGACGCGTTCCAGACCTTCCGCCATCAGACCCGCGCGCTCGGCCGCCCCTGGACGACGGGCCGCTACGGCGACTACCTGCGCACCCTTCCCCGCGACGACCCGGGCAGCCTGCCCGTGCTGCAGGCCGCGGCGAGCCTGTTCCGCGGCGCGGGCTACGTCACGTTCGACGGCGAGACGCCCGAGCAGACGGTGCAGGCGGCGATCGGCGCGCCGTACGCGCACGCGACGGCGCCCCTGCGTCGCCTCGTCGACCGCTGGGCGCTCGCAATCTGCCTGGAGCTCAGCGCTGGACGCGAGGCCCCGGCGTGGGCCCGCGAGAGCCTCGCCGAGCTGCCCGACCTCATGCGCGCCTCCGAGCAGCGCGCCGCACGGCTGTCGGCGGGCACGATCGACCGCGTCGAGGCGGCCCTGCTCGCGCCGCTCGTCGGCACGCGCATCGCCGCGACGGTCATCGAGCGGCGCGGGGCGGAGCGCGGCCGCATCCAGATCGCGGAGCCGGCGGTCACGGCATCCGCTCCCCTGCCCCCGGGAGCGGAGCCCGGCGACGAGGTCGAGCTCACGCTCACGAGCGCCGGCATCGACCGCGGCGAGCTCGCCTTCGCGGTGTGA
- a CDS encoding LLM class flavin-dependent oxidoreductase: MTTDGLRVLWYLNGTDGEVPWQPEHRFPPSLAHLRGVAATLDRLGYYGVLSTARETIALVGDTERLRFLIPEYPGVKPPALLAEEAQVFDHYSGGRLIYNQVNGADPVLARYGSFAPKSERYAISAEYWKLVRELYLDAADAVDGEHFRLGPQYKPPISGPRQRGGVPIWGTGASPEGIAHAIEVLDVYLSFLATPAILSRTFGAMREAAAAAGRTIPVGVLASVVVRDTDDEAWAHFEWQLSRTDPARMAQLADRNLRSFGFGPLADLASGDPQVQARIDALRAGRLPGRAELEFAPGMAAGLTTWTSGEPPFDIAGKGSGNYLVGSPETVASLIASLSDELDIDTWILSGWPLAHEAERFARDVMPLLPVRPYEPPRLRA, from the coding sequence ATGACGACCGACGGCTTGCGGGTGCTGTGGTACCTGAACGGCACCGACGGCGAGGTGCCGTGGCAGCCCGAGCACCGGTTCCCGCCGTCGCTCGCCCACCTGCGCGGCGTGGCGGCGACGCTCGACCGGCTCGGCTACTACGGCGTGCTCAGCACCGCGCGCGAGACGATCGCGCTCGTCGGCGACACCGAGCGCCTGCGGTTCCTCATCCCGGAGTACCCGGGGGTGAAGCCGCCGGCGCTGCTCGCCGAGGAGGCGCAGGTCTTCGACCACTACTCGGGCGGCCGGCTCATCTACAACCAGGTCAACGGCGCCGACCCCGTGCTCGCGCGGTACGGCAGCTTCGCGCCCAAGAGCGAGCGGTACGCGATCTCCGCCGAGTACTGGAAGCTCGTGCGCGAGCTGTACCTCGACGCCGCCGACGCCGTCGACGGCGAGCACTTCCGGCTCGGCCCGCAGTACAAGCCGCCGATCTCGGGCCCGCGCCAGCGCGGCGGCGTGCCGATCTGGGGCACGGGCGCCTCGCCCGAGGGCATCGCGCACGCGATCGAGGTGCTCGACGTGTACCTGAGCTTCCTCGCGACGCCGGCGATCCTGTCGCGCACGTTCGGGGCGATGCGCGAGGCGGCTGCGGCCGCCGGACGCACGATCCCCGTGGGCGTGCTCGCGAGCGTCGTCGTGCGCGACACCGACGACGAGGCGTGGGCGCACTTCGAGTGGCAGCTCTCGCGCACCGATCCCGCGCGCATGGCGCAGCTGGCCGACCGCAACCTGCGCTCGTTCGGCTTCGGCCCGCTCGCCGACCTGGCGAGCGGCGACCCGCAGGTGCAGGCGCGCATCGACGCGCTGCGCGCGGGCCGCCTGCCTGGCCGCGCCGAGCTGGAGTTCGCCCCGGGCATGGCGGCGGGCCTGACCACGTGGACGTCGGGCGAGCCGCCGTTCGACATCGCGGGCAAGGGCTCGGGCAACTACCTCGTCGGCAGCCCCGAGACCGTCGCGTCGCTCATCGCGTCGCTGTCGGACGAGCTCGACATCGACACGTGGATCCTCTCGGGCTGGCCGCTCGCCCACGAGGCGGAGCGGTTCGCGCGCGACGTCATGCCGCTCCTGCCCGTGCGCCCGTACGAGCCGCCGCGGCTGCGGGCCTGA
- the ispG gene encoding flavodoxin-dependent (E)-4-hydroxy-3-methylbut-2-enyl-diphosphate synthase, producing MPHVPQTLAPRRKTRQIRVGKVLVGGDAPVSVQSMTTTPTTDINATLQQIAELTASGCEIVRVAVPSQDDADVLHIIAKKSPIPVIADIHFQPKYVFQAIDAGCAAVRVNPGNIRQFDDKVGEIAKAATDAGVSLRIGVNAGSLDRRLLEKHGKATPEALCESAVWEASLFEEHDFHDFKISVKHNDPIVMVKAYRLLAERGDWPLHLGVTEAGPAFQGTIKSATAFGILLAEGIGDTIRVSLSAPPAEEVKVGHQILQSLNLRERTLEIVSCPSCGRAQVDVYTLADSVTEGLKDMTVPLRVAVMGCVVNGPGEAREADLGVASGNGKGQIFVKGEVIKTVPESEIVATLIAEANRLAAELGPDAPVGTAQVVTA from the coding sequence ATGCCGCACGTGCCGCAGACGCTCGCCCCGCGCCGCAAGACCCGTCAGATCCGGGTCGGCAAGGTGCTCGTCGGCGGCGACGCGCCCGTCAGCGTCCAGTCGATGACGACGACCCCCACGACCGACATCAACGCGACGCTGCAGCAGATCGCCGAGCTCACGGCGTCGGGGTGCGAGATCGTGCGCGTCGCGGTGCCATCGCAGGACGACGCCGACGTGCTGCACATCATCGCGAAGAAGAGTCCCATCCCGGTGATCGCCGACATCCACTTCCAGCCGAAGTACGTGTTCCAGGCGATCGACGCGGGCTGCGCGGCGGTGCGCGTGAACCCGGGCAACATCCGCCAGTTCGACGACAAGGTCGGCGAGATCGCCAAGGCGGCGACGGATGCCGGCGTCTCGCTGCGCATCGGCGTCAACGCCGGCTCGCTCGACCGGCGGCTGCTGGAGAAGCACGGCAAGGCGACGCCCGAGGCGCTGTGCGAGAGCGCCGTGTGGGAGGCGTCGCTGTTCGAGGAGCACGACTTCCACGACTTCAAGATCTCGGTCAAGCACAACGATCCGATCGTCATGGTCAAGGCGTATCGTCTGCTCGCCGAGCGCGGCGACTGGCCCCTGCACCTCGGCGTGACCGAGGCGGGCCCCGCGTTCCAGGGCACGATCAAGTCGGCGACGGCCTTCGGCATCCTGCTCGCCGAGGGGATCGGCGACACGATCCGGGTGTCGCTGTCGGCGCCGCCCGCCGAAGAGGTGAAGGTGGGGCATCAGATCCTGCAGTCGCTGAACCTGCGCGAGCGCACCCTCGAGATCGTGTCGTGCCCGTCGTGCGGGCGGGCGCAGGTCGACGTCTACACGCTCGCCGACTCGGTGACCGAGGGCCTCAAGGACATGACCGTGCCGCTGCGCGTCGCCGTGATGGGGTGCGTCGTCAACGGCCCCGGCGAGGCGCGCGAGGCGGACCTGGGCGTGGCGTCCGGCAACGGCAAGGGACAGATCTTCGTGAAGGGCGAGGTCATCAAGACCGTTCCCGAGTCGGAGATCGTCGCGACCCTCATCGCCGAGGCGAACCGCCTGGCCGCCGAGCTCGGTCCCGACGCGCCCGTCGGCACGGCCCAGGTCGTCACGGCGTAG
- a CDS encoding anthranilate synthase family protein, translating to MTPNPLAAALAGGAFALIARDGATVEVLTGDVVDVDLLADIPLHAPDGTPQHVLALVPFRQVVERGYECHDDGAPLRCLVVGERVTVPLADVLATLPSEPVPLADAGFDIPDEEYADIVRRVIADEIGRGEGANFVIRRDFTAAVDVDAVTAGLTWFRALLEHERGAYWTFLVCTPGHVAVGASPEAHVSADHGAAGDGVSTVTMNPISGTFRHPAGGATVETLTEFLGSTKETEELFMVVDEELKMMSAVCTDGGRITGPHLKEMSRLTHTEYMLRGTSTMDPRDILRETMFAPTVTGSPMQNACTVITRHERTPRGYYSGVAALFTPREGGVHDLDAPILIRTAYLVDGRLRVPVGATLVRHSDPYGEVSETHGKAAGVLGAIGAVDRDPVAVPVDVSAADEDEPTSAPRRLADDPRVAELLAARNERLAEFWLNPQDAAGPRPLAGFSALVVDAEDRFTTMLAHQLRHLGLDVRIAHWADADDADLAAADLVLCGPGPGDPRDEDSPRMARMRAIVAARIAAGAPLLAVCLSHQILADRLGIELAPLAAPHQGLQKTIDLFGQPASIGFYNTFTARVAPGTGRVGAAEVAADPASGDVYAMRGPRYASVQGHLESILSRDGLVTLERLVRHALA from the coding sequence ATGACCCCGAACCCCCTCGCCGCCGCGCTCGCCGGCGGCGCCTTCGCCCTGATCGCCCGCGACGGGGCGACCGTCGAAGTGCTGACGGGCGACGTCGTCGACGTCGACCTGCTCGCCGACATCCCCCTGCACGCCCCCGACGGCACGCCGCAGCACGTGCTCGCGCTCGTGCCGTTCCGCCAGGTCGTCGAGCGCGGCTACGAGTGCCACGACGACGGCGCGCCGCTGCGCTGCCTCGTCGTGGGCGAGCGCGTCACCGTGCCGCTCGCCGACGTGCTCGCCACCCTGCCGTCGGAGCCCGTGCCGCTCGCCGACGCCGGCTTCGACATCCCCGACGAGGAGTACGCCGACATCGTGCGCCGCGTCATCGCCGACGAGATCGGGCGCGGCGAGGGCGCGAACTTCGTCATCCGGCGCGACTTCACGGCGGCCGTCGACGTGGATGCCGTCACCGCCGGCCTCACGTGGTTCCGGGCGCTGCTGGAGCACGAGCGCGGCGCGTACTGGACGTTCCTCGTCTGCACGCCGGGTCACGTGGCCGTCGGCGCGAGCCCCGAGGCGCACGTCAGCGCCGACCACGGCGCGGCGGGCGACGGCGTGAGCACCGTGACGATGAACCCCATCTCGGGCACCTTCCGCCACCCCGCGGGCGGCGCGACCGTCGAGACGCTCACCGAGTTCCTCGGCTCCACGAAGGAGACCGAGGAGCTGTTCATGGTGGTCGACGAGGAGCTCAAGATGATGTCGGCCGTCTGCACCGACGGCGGGCGCATCACGGGGCCGCACCTGAAGGAGATGTCGCGCCTCACCCACACGGAGTACATGCTGCGCGGCACGAGCACGATGGACCCGCGCGACATCCTGCGCGAGACGATGTTCGCGCCCACCGTCACGGGCTCCCCCATGCAGAACGCGTGCACCGTCATCACGCGGCACGAGCGCACGCCGCGCGGCTACTACTCCGGCGTCGCCGCCCTGTTCACGCCCCGCGAGGGCGGCGTGCACGATCTCGACGCGCCGATCCTCATCCGCACCGCGTATCTCGTCGACGGCCGCCTGCGGGTGCCGGTCGGCGCGACGCTCGTGCGCCACTCCGACCCGTACGGCGAGGTGAGCGAGACGCACGGCAAGGCCGCGGGCGTGCTCGGCGCGATCGGCGCCGTCGACCGCGACCCGGTCGCCGTGCCGGTCGACGTGAGCGCCGCCGACGAGGACGAGCCGACCTCCGCGCCGCGGCGCCTCGCCGACGACCCGCGCGTCGCGGAGCTGCTCGCGGCCCGCAACGAACGGCTCGCGGAGTTCTGGCTCAACCCGCAGGATGCCGCGGGCCCCCGCCCGCTCGCCGGCTTCTCGGCGCTCGTCGTCGACGCCGAGGACCGGTTCACGACGATGCTCGCCCACCAGCTCCGCCACCTCGGCCTCGACGTGCGGATCGCGCACTGGGCCGACGCCGACGACGCCGACCTCGCCGCCGCCGACCTCGTGCTGTGCGGCCCCGGCCCGGGCGACCCGCGCGACGAGGACAGCCCGCGGATGGCGCGGATGCGCGCGATCGTGGCCGCGCGCATCGCGGCGGGCGCGCCGCTGCTCGCGGTGTGCCTGAGCCACCAGATCCTGGCCGACCGGCTCGGCATCGAGCTGGCGCCGCTCGCGGCGCCGCACCAGGGGCTGCAGAAGACGATCGACCTGTTCGGCCAGCCGGCGTCCATCGGCTTCTACAACACGTTCACCGCGCGCGTCGCGCCGGGCACCGGCCGCGTGGGTGCGGCCGAGGTCGCGGCCGATCCCGCCTCGGGCGACGTGTACGCGATGCGCGGCCCGCGCTACGCCTCGGTGCAGGGACACCTGGAGTCCATCCTGTCGCGCGACGGCCTCGTGACGCTGGAGCGCCTCGTGCGCCACGCCCTGGCCTGA
- a CDS encoding RNA polymerase sigma factor, whose amino-acid sequence MSGTDAVPPGAASDRLLTRVVRDEAARIVAALTVSFGNLDLAEEAVASAVEAALVQWRVRGVPPNPGAWLTQAARHDALDRLRRERRYREKLALLAETSASPEPEADERLPLLFGCCHPALSPAAQVALTLRAVCGLTTAQIARATLSSPATVAQRIVRAKRKIGAAGIPLRIPEDGERAQRLDIVLTIVSAMYAEAQLVPGGDASADRDLADDALWLARVIADALPREAEAHGLRALLLFHAAREDARAVDGELVLLADQDRSRWDAALLAEARRALERAARLRRPGRWQLHAAIAACHADAARAADTDWPQVLVLYGMLGRYDRSPIVRLNRAVAVAEVRGAAAALADVDALGAALQGFHLWHAVRAHLLRRLGRDAEAGDADRRALELTANEAERRLLARRLADG is encoded by the coding sequence GTGAGCGGAACGGATGCCGTGCCGCCCGGCGCGGCATCCGACCGCCTGCTCACGCGGGTCGTGCGCGACGAGGCCGCGCGCATCGTCGCGGCGCTGACGGTGTCGTTCGGCAACCTCGACCTCGCGGAGGAGGCGGTGGCGAGCGCCGTCGAGGCCGCGCTCGTGCAGTGGCGGGTCCGCGGCGTGCCGCCGAACCCCGGCGCGTGGCTCACGCAGGCCGCGCGGCACGACGCGCTCGACCGGCTGCGGCGCGAGCGGCGCTACCGGGAGAAGCTCGCCCTGCTCGCCGAGACGTCCGCGTCGCCGGAGCCCGAGGCCGACGAGCGGCTGCCGCTGCTGTTCGGCTGCTGCCATCCCGCGCTGTCGCCCGCCGCGCAGGTCGCGCTCACGCTGCGCGCCGTGTGCGGCCTCACGACGGCGCAGATCGCGCGGGCGACCCTCAGCTCGCCGGCGACCGTCGCGCAGCGCATCGTGCGCGCCAAGCGCAAGATCGGGGCGGCCGGCATCCCCCTGCGCATCCCGGAGGACGGCGAGCGCGCGCAGCGCCTCGACATCGTGCTGACGATCGTCTCGGCCATGTACGCCGAGGCACAGCTCGTGCCGGGCGGCGACGCGAGCGCCGACCGCGACCTCGCCGACGACGCACTGTGGCTGGCCCGCGTGATCGCGGACGCCCTGCCGCGTGAGGCGGAGGCGCACGGGCTGCGCGCGCTGCTGCTGTTCCACGCCGCCCGTGAGGATGCGCGGGCCGTCGACGGCGAGCTCGTGCTGCTGGCCGACCAGGACCGCTCCCGCTGGGACGCCGCGCTCCTCGCCGAGGCCCGCCGGGCGCTCGAGCGGGCGGCCCGGCTGCGCCGCCCGGGCCGCTGGCAGCTGCACGCCGCGATCGCGGCCTGCCATGCCGACGCCGCCCGCGCCGCCGACACCGACTGGCCGCAGGTGCTCGTGCTCTACGGCATGCTGGGCCGCTACGACCGCTCGCCGATCGTGCGGCTCAACCGCGCCGTGGCGGTCGCCGAGGTGCGCGGCGCGGCCGCGGCGCTCGCCGACGTCGACGCGCTCGGCGCGGCGCTGCAGGGCTTCCACCTGTGGCACGCCGTGCGCGCGCACCTGCTGCGGCGGCTCGGGCGCGACGCCGAGGCCGGCGACGCCGACCGGCGGGCGCTCGAGCTGACCGCGAACGAGGCCGAGCGGCGGCTCCTCGCCCGCCGCCTCGCCGACGGCTGA
- a CDS encoding YciI family protein, with product MKYVIMFTSTPSIDAAVAPETLQEVYGQVFQWFQDNEAVIEDSGAELQPVETATTVRHGDGGPVVVDGPFTEAREAVGGFSIIDVPDLDAAIALARTWPMLGTPGTSVEIRPIVTDYSQFEQ from the coding sequence GTGAAGTACGTCATCATGTTCACGTCCACCCCCTCGATCGACGCCGCGGTCGCCCCTGAGACCCTGCAGGAGGTGTACGGGCAGGTCTTCCAGTGGTTCCAGGACAACGAGGCGGTCATCGAGGACAGCGGCGCCGAGCTGCAGCCCGTCGAGACCGCGACGACCGTGCGGCACGGCGACGGCGGCCCGGTCGTCGTCGACGGGCCGTTCACCGAGGCCCGCGAGGCCGTCGGCGGGTTCAGCATCATCGACGTGCCCGACCTCGACGCGGCGATCGCGCTCGCCCGCACGTGGCCGATGCTGGGCACGCCGGGCACATCGGTGGAGATCCGCCCCATCGTCACCGACTACAGCCAGTTCGAGCAGTGA